Genomic DNA from Theileria equi strain WA chromosome 4 map unlocalized gcontig_1105316255033, whole genome shotgun sequence:
TAAGAACATATGGACTGCCACAGGAGATGAAAGATGTATGGCTTGTGCCATATACTCAAAGAATGGTGTTTCTCTGCTCTCACTTTTTATAAGAGCTGAGAACGAGTTGCATCacaaatactttgagaagagCGGTaaggaatggaaagatCTCACTCATGAGGTTTTCTTCAAGAAGTATAAGGAAATGAGAAATGCCTAGATGTTATAGGTGGTTAAATGTAGTTAAAACTTTAATCCATAACTATGATACCCACCCTATTTCTATTATTTAAACGAGCATAAGGGGCTGTATAAGATAACAAAGGAAGCCTGGGCTAGCAAAAAAGAGTTCATAAACCTAGAAGCCAATATATAAGACTATAGACAGAACTACAAAACCATGGAGTGTATCCAGTGGACATTTCACAATGCGGTAGTTTTATAGTATCGTCGAAAGAACCCAGACGGTTGTCTGTGGTCCATAAAGACCCTAATTTCTATCATACGCATCCATACGTCTTAGGTATGTTCTCAATGCTAGCTAGTAATGAGAATAAGATAAActaaaaaatataaacttgcTATTAAACCATGCATGCAGAGTATATCTGGTATACCACGAATTCAAATAGAAAACTGACTTACAAACGTTTCAACTAACAAGGTAGTGTGAGTTTATTAAATTTGTATGTTAATAACTCCTACCTTACAAAGGCAAAATTTTGCCTATACACTTTTAAAACTGTCAAAGACTTATTATGTTGATGACCACGCTGTCCGGTGTGATTTACTCTTGGCAGGTTTCTCCATATTATCGAGTCTGTTGTCACAGTCATCTTCGGTAATTCCTTCCCATGATATTTTTTCAGAGACTATAGACCCTAAAAAACATTTTCGCGCGATTTTTCCACCCTTGTTAATATCAACTACAAAAACAACTTCATCCTTTCTGCGGTACAAACTTGTCATTGTACACTTTTCGTCTTCTTCTGCAATCCATATGATCTTTTCGCCATCCATTGCTTTGACAAAGAATCCTCCATCTTTCGGAGTACATAATATTTGCCTAGTACTGGCATATTCCACAGTTTTAAAGATCGTTTTGGACATGTCTGCACACTTAATGTTCAACTCGATTGCGTCTGGTGGCTCAAGTTTCGGAAGgctcttcttcattaatTTGACCTTTTTAGAAAACTCCTTCCCGCCTATTGGCTTCCATTCTTCACcagtcttttcaaaacGTTCAAAAGCAAAACTTTCACCGTAATCAATGTGAAGAGTGAGGAAGGCGGAATTCCCAATGACCATCTTCTTCACGAGCTTACAGGTCTTTTTTGGGGTCTCAGTCCATATCCTTACACCAAAATCATTAATTATACCAAAACTACTGTCGTTTTTCGGGGTATAGTTCGTATACAAGGTTCCGTATTGGGGGTCATTTTCCACTTGGATTTGGGCAACGTTTACTCCGGAAAGGTCAAGTGTTATCCCATTGATCacacattcttcatcatctacCATTCGAAAGTAATCTACACAATGTGTTGTTAATTTTGCAGGttctccattttccatcttgGTGAGATTAGACTTGAACTTTGTGCAGGTAATCAGCCTCCATCCGGACCTTTGCTTTTCCAGGCAAGTCTCTCCTGCCGCGTCTCCATCCATGGTATGGATAGAGAGTAGTGACGGATAATCTTTTCTAATAAAGAGGTTGGCCCCCGTGAAGGTGGCTGTGTGCATCCTCATCAGGGTCTCTCCGGAGTCCCCTACGGATGTCACAGAGACACCCTCTTTGGGTAGAAGTGACCTATGAACAACACAATCAGCGATCGACTCTGACACACCAATGTATTGCGAGTCTACGTTTGAGATGTCCAGAGGAAAGTTGGAGGCCAGGGGACCCAGGGGTGGAGATTGTTCTGCTCCAGGCTCTTGATTGTTGTCATCCACACATACCGCGATAACAGAAACCAAAGCCACGACCAAGCTGAGATCCATTTATCGAAAAGACTTGGCTTGGCATGAAGAAACGGGACTTACACATGGGGTCTCAAAGTAATGCGGAACACCGGAAGAGCTGGAGCCAGACCCAGAGTTTCCGAGGAATGCCCAACCAATCGGAATAATAAGTACACAGGCGATCATGCGAGTGGAATGTGTACTAGGGAATGGACTACTCCTATGATCAGTCATTCTGGCGGCTAATGCGGAAGTTGTGAGAATTTCTACAACATTATAACCTTCCAGAGTCTTGTACTGAAGATGTTAGTAACAGGATCTCATTATGAGCGTTTTGTGAGACGCCTGGTACTGACCTGTCTAGGTGACTAGATGGACCAAGAACGGGTAATGAAAGCAAATGGAAACATAATGATTGTATGAATGATCCCAAGTGACTAGAGGTGTATGTATGGGAGTGATCAGGAGATGTTCTTGTCTCAGCTACT
This window encodes:
- a CDS encoding hypothetical protein (encoded by transcript BEWA_013800A), whose product is MDLSLVVALVSVIAVCVDDNNQEPGAEQSPPLGPLASNFPLDISNVDSQYIGVSESIADCVVHRSLLPKEGVSVTSVGDSGETLMRMHTATFTGANLFIRKDYPSLLSIHTMDGDAAGETCLEKQRSGWRLITCTKFKSNLTKMENGEPAKLTTHCVDYFRMVDDEECVINGITLDLSGVNVAQIQVENDPQYGTLYTNYTPKNDSSFGIINDFGVRIWTETPKKTCKLVKKMVIGNSAFLTLHIDYGESFAFERFEKTGEEWKPIGGKEFSKKVKLMKKSLPKLEPPDAIELNIKCADMSKTIFKTVEYASTRQILCTPKDGGFFVKAMDGEKIIWIAEEDEKCTMTSLYRRKDEVVFVVDINKGGKIARKCFLGSIVSEKISWEGITEDDCDNRLDNMEKPAKSKSHRTAWSST